A genomic window from Rhodococcus sp. KBS0724 includes:
- a CDS encoding cell division protein FtsQ/DivIB, translating into MSSDARSRRGRRDPAARRAGSTRRRGTRTESRYSTRTTTPKPPPTPKSPWYKRPVVMVPLTAVVVVGLFLTAWLSPVLSVRGTEVRGATTVSEEQILELLAIPAGTPLMRVDAGSAAARVAAIPKVASARVQRMYPSTIRVTVTERVPMVFVDSPEGTHLLDEKGVDFEIGVPPPGVPRLVTATPGWNDPPTLAALEVLGTLPPELRMQVGEVAARSISDVSMTLVDGRVVNWGGVEKSDRKAVVTLPLLTQPGQTYDVSSPDLPTVR; encoded by the coding sequence ATGAGTTCGGATGCACGGAGCCGCCGCGGTCGTCGTGATCCGGCGGCCCGGCGTGCTGGCAGCACTCGGCGGCGGGGTACCCGCACGGAATCGCGCTACTCGACCCGCACCACGACGCCGAAGCCGCCGCCGACACCAAAATCGCCGTGGTACAAACGGCCGGTAGTGATGGTGCCGTTGACGGCGGTCGTTGTGGTGGGGCTCTTTCTGACGGCGTGGTTGTCACCTGTTCTCTCGGTCCGCGGCACCGAAGTCAGGGGTGCGACCACGGTCTCCGAGGAGCAGATCCTGGAATTGTTGGCGATCCCTGCCGGCACCCCGTTGATGCGCGTCGACGCCGGTTCGGCGGCGGCACGTGTCGCCGCAATTCCGAAGGTCGCGTCTGCGCGGGTGCAGCGGATGTATCCGTCGACAATTCGGGTGACGGTGACCGAGCGTGTTCCCATGGTGTTCGTGGATTCGCCGGAAGGTACCCATCTGCTGGACGAGAAGGGCGTCGATTTCGAGATCGGCGTTCCGCCGCCCGGCGTACCCCGACTGGTGACGGCGACACCCGGATGGAACGACCCGCCGACATTGGCCGCACTCGAGGTATTGGGGACGTTGCCGCCGGAGTTGCGGATGCAGGTGGGAGAGGTTGCTGCCCGGTCCATTTCGGATGTCTCGATGACGTTGGTAGACGGACGCGTCGTCAACTGGGGCGGTGTCGAGAAGTCGGATCGCAAAGCGGTCGTGACATTGCCGTTGTTGACGCAGCCGGGCCAGACGTACGACGTGTCGAGTCCCGACCTTCCGACGGTGCGTTAG
- the ftsW gene encoding putative lipid II flippase FtsW, with protein sequence MTKGPKTRIGAWLARPLASFHLVVTVAVMLTVLGLVMVLSASSVEAYAANKSAYSMFLKQAMFAALGFVLFYVALRLPIRSMRAMSFPVFVTTVVLLVLVLVPGIGTESQGTRGWFVVGPLSVQPSELAKIAFAIWGAHVLASRRGEITTIKELLVPLVPAALVVFVLIILQPDLGTTVSLIIILFALLWYGGLPVKLFLAILGTGVVSVAILALTAGYRSDRVRAFFDSDADPQGSGYQARQAMYSLADGGIFGRGLGQSVAKWNYLPNSHNDFIFAIIGEELGFVGGAAVIGLFALFVYTGLRIAARSSDPFLRILTATVTTWITGQAFINIGYVVGLLPVTGLQLPLVSAGGTSTATTLFMFGVVANAARHEPEAIAALHSGQDGRISKLLRLPMPVPFHSVRPSRPRGSAESNRPRGSAESNRSRGSAESKRRAPAGQNGRRRQAPTRKTHNAHEVRERGIRR encoded by the coding sequence ATGACCAAGGGTCCCAAGACCCGAATCGGTGCCTGGCTGGCGCGGCCGTTGGCGTCATTTCACCTGGTGGTAACCGTCGCAGTGATGCTGACGGTCTTGGGACTGGTCATGGTTCTCTCGGCGTCGAGCGTCGAGGCTTATGCCGCGAACAAGTCGGCGTACTCGATGTTCTTGAAGCAGGCGATGTTCGCCGCCTTGGGTTTTGTGTTGTTCTACGTCGCGTTGCGATTGCCGATTCGTTCCATGCGGGCGATGTCGTTCCCGGTGTTCGTGACCACCGTCGTGCTCCTTGTCCTTGTTCTCGTTCCGGGAATCGGGACCGAGTCGCAGGGCACCCGCGGGTGGTTTGTCGTCGGTCCACTGTCGGTGCAGCCGTCGGAGTTGGCAAAAATCGCGTTCGCGATCTGGGGCGCACATGTGTTGGCGTCGCGTCGCGGTGAGATCACCACCATCAAGGAACTCCTCGTACCGCTGGTTCCGGCAGCGCTGGTGGTTTTCGTGTTGATCATCCTGCAGCCCGACCTCGGTACAACCGTGTCGCTCATCATCATTCTTTTTGCGCTGCTCTGGTACGGCGGATTGCCCGTCAAACTGTTCCTCGCGATTCTCGGAACCGGCGTGGTGTCGGTGGCAATTCTGGCGCTGACCGCGGGTTACCGCTCCGACCGAGTACGCGCGTTCTTCGATTCGGATGCAGATCCGCAAGGCTCCGGGTACCAAGCCCGTCAGGCGATGTACTCGCTGGCCGACGGCGGGATATTCGGACGTGGACTCGGCCAGAGTGTGGCCAAGTGGAATTACCTGCCCAACTCGCACAACGATTTCATCTTCGCGATCATCGGTGAGGAACTCGGATTTGTCGGTGGCGCTGCCGTCATCGGCCTGTTTGCTCTGTTCGTCTACACCGGTCTGCGGATTGCGGCGCGGTCCTCGGATCCGTTCCTGCGAATCCTGACCGCGACGGTGACGACATGGATCACCGGGCAGGCGTTCATCAATATCGGTTACGTCGTGGGGCTTCTGCCCGTCACGGGTCTGCAATTGCCGTTGGTGTCTGCCGGCGGAACGTCGACGGCGACCACGTTGTTCATGTTCGGCGTCGTCGCCAATGCTGCACGTCACGAACCGGAAGCGATCGCTGCCCTGCACTCCGGTCAGGACGGTAGGATTTCGAAGCTGCTGCGGCTACCGATGCCGGTGCCGTTTCATTCGGTCAGGCCGAGCCGGCCTCGCGGCAGTGCGGAATCGAACCGCCCTCGCGGCAGTGCGGAATCGAACCGCTCTCGCGGCAGTGCGGAATCGAAGCGCAGGGCCCCAGCAGGGCAGAATGGACGACGTCGGCAGGCGCCGACGCGCAAGACACACAATGCACATGAAGTTCGAGAGCGAGGAATTCGTAGGTGA
- the murG gene encoding undecaprenyldiphospho-muramoylpentapeptide beta-N-acetylglucosaminyltransferase, with protein sequence MSGNNSALSVVVAGGGTAGHIEPALAVADAVKALAPDTTITALGTARGLETTLVPARGYTLELIPPVPLPRKPTMDLVKLPLRIRASVRKTREVLDAVDADVIVGFGGYVALPAYLAARGGVLRRRRTIPIVIHEANASAGIANKIGARLATRVLAAVPGSGVKNRGASDADIVGIPVRASIANFDRAGLRAQAREYFGLPLDGPVLLVFGGSQGAKSLNDAVSGAARELADAGISVLHAHGPKNTLDAPQFSEAAPYVAVPYLSRMDLAYAAADAAICRSGAMTVAEVSSVGLPAVYVPLPHGNGEQELNAKPVVAAGGAVIVSDADLTPAFVADTVVPLLTDAPRLQAMSEAAAGVGHRTAATEIARIVLDTARISNTEARNNTAVRNTNRGNR encoded by the coding sequence GTGAGCGGCAATAATTCAGCTCTGTCGGTAGTGGTGGCAGGTGGAGGAACCGCTGGTCATATCGAGCCTGCTCTGGCAGTTGCGGACGCCGTGAAGGCGCTTGCACCCGACACCACGATCACCGCGTTGGGAACCGCCCGTGGGCTCGAGACAACGCTGGTTCCCGCCCGGGGATACACGCTCGAACTGATTCCACCGGTCCCGTTGCCGCGTAAGCCGACGATGGACCTGGTGAAACTTCCCCTGCGCATTCGAGCATCGGTGCGTAAGACACGCGAGGTGCTCGACGCGGTCGACGCCGACGTCATCGTAGGTTTTGGTGGGTATGTGGCACTTCCCGCGTATCTCGCCGCTCGCGGTGGGGTGTTGCGCCGCCGTCGCACCATTCCCATCGTCATCCACGAGGCCAACGCCAGTGCCGGTATCGCGAACAAGATCGGTGCGCGCCTGGCGACACGTGTCCTGGCTGCAGTTCCCGGGTCCGGAGTGAAGAATCGCGGCGCGAGTGATGCGGACATCGTCGGTATTCCGGTGCGGGCATCGATCGCGAATTTCGACCGCGCCGGTTTGCGGGCGCAGGCACGTGAGTATTTCGGCCTTCCGCTCGATGGTCCGGTCCTTCTCGTTTTCGGCGGTTCGCAGGGGGCGAAGTCGCTCAACGACGCGGTGTCCGGCGCTGCCCGAGAATTGGCAGACGCGGGGATTTCGGTGCTGCACGCGCACGGACCCAAGAACACGCTCGACGCCCCGCAGTTCTCGGAGGCTGCGCCGTACGTTGCCGTGCCGTATCTCTCGCGCATGGATCTTGCGTATGCCGCAGCCGATGCCGCGATCTGCCGCTCCGGCGCGATGACGGTGGCGGAGGTGTCCTCCGTCGGACTGCCGGCCGTCTACGTTCCGTTGCCACACGGAAACGGTGAGCAGGAGTTGAACGCCAAGCCCGTCGTCGCAGCGGGCGGCGCGGTGATCGTCAGTGACGCCGACCTGACTCCGGCATTTGTCGCCGACACCGTAGTGCCCCTGCTCACCGATGCGCCGCGGTTGCAGGCGATGAGCGAGGCGGCCGCCGGTGTCGGACACCGGACCGCGGCGACCGAGATCGCGCGGATCGTTCTGGACACAGCCCGGATCAGCAACACGGAAGCACGCAACAACACCGCAGTACGCAACACAAATAGGGGAAACCGATGA
- the murD gene encoding UDP-N-acetylmuramoyl-L-alanine--D-glutamate ligase codes for MTVTAAGANDLSWLRGQRVLVAGGRVSGQATIEPLVALGASVTVADSTLDFADRCAELGADTTVTTSSIEEDRESITRFALVVTSPGFRPDAPILAAAAGHGIPIWGDVELSWRVDHSGLFGPPRKWLVVTGTNGKTTTTSMLASILEAAGLAGRACGNIGLPVLAALADTSPRVEYLAVELSSFQLHWAPSVRPDAGVVLNVAEDHLDWHGGMAAYAEAKARALSGKVAVVGLDDAIAAKLGNGAVADIVVGFRLGAPARGELGVAAGHLVDNAFGDGVQLAEAADIDPPGPAGVMDALAAAALARAVGIDADAVRAGLTAHKVGPHRGAVVGDVGSVRYVDDSKATNPHAARPSILAHDRVVWVAGGLLKGASVDGLVTEVRSRLAGVVLLGRDAGDIEQALTRHAPEVPVVRVVTGDDAEVSENHSSSTQVIRLPSGTDADAVMTAVVREAAIMASPGSAVVLAPAAASLDMFDSYGHRGDSFAAAVGALSDPPGSANKAGIAE; via the coding sequence CTGACCGTGACCGCAGCTGGAGCAAACGACCTGAGTTGGCTACGCGGACAACGTGTTCTGGTCGCTGGTGGCCGAGTATCCGGCCAGGCCACCATCGAACCGCTGGTTGCGCTGGGTGCTTCGGTGACGGTCGCAGACTCCACCCTGGATTTTGCCGATCGTTGCGCCGAGCTCGGTGCAGACACCACGGTCACGACCAGTTCGATCGAGGAAGATCGTGAATCGATCACCCGGTTCGCGCTGGTAGTCACGAGCCCCGGGTTCCGGCCGGACGCCCCGATTCTGGCTGCTGCCGCCGGACATGGCATTCCTATCTGGGGTGACGTCGAACTCTCGTGGCGTGTCGATCACAGTGGTCTTTTCGGCCCGCCGCGAAAGTGGCTGGTGGTCACCGGTACCAACGGCAAGACGACCACCACATCGATGCTTGCGTCCATCCTGGAGGCTGCGGGTCTCGCCGGGCGGGCGTGCGGCAATATCGGGCTTCCAGTGCTGGCGGCTCTGGCGGACACCTCCCCGCGGGTCGAGTACCTGGCTGTCGAGTTGTCGTCCTTCCAGTTGCACTGGGCGCCGTCGGTTCGCCCGGACGCCGGGGTTGTCCTCAATGTGGCCGAAGATCACCTCGACTGGCACGGCGGGATGGCTGCGTACGCAGAAGCCAAGGCCCGGGCTCTGAGTGGCAAGGTCGCTGTCGTCGGACTCGACGACGCGATTGCCGCGAAACTCGGTAATGGTGCCGTGGCCGACATCGTGGTGGGATTTCGGTTAGGCGCTCCGGCCCGCGGTGAGCTGGGGGTGGCGGCAGGACATCTGGTCGACAACGCCTTTGGCGACGGCGTGCAGTTGGCCGAGGCCGCAGACATCGATCCGCCTGGTCCTGCCGGCGTCATGGATGCGCTTGCCGCAGCGGCACTCGCACGGGCTGTGGGAATCGACGCCGACGCTGTGCGGGCCGGATTGACGGCCCACAAGGTTGGACCGCACCGCGGCGCAGTCGTCGGCGATGTCGGGTCGGTGCGCTACGTCGACGATTCGAAGGCAACCAATCCGCATGCTGCCCGCCCGTCGATCCTGGCCCACGATCGAGTCGTGTGGGTTGCGGGTGGTCTGCTCAAAGGGGCCAGTGTCGACGGGTTGGTGACCGAGGTCCGCAGCCGACTTGCCGGTGTGGTGCTCCTCGGACGAGATGCCGGCGACATCGAGCAGGCACTGACGCGACACGCGCCCGAGGTCCCCGTCGTCCGTGTGGTGACGGGGGACGATGCAGAGGTGAGTGAAAATCACAGCTCGTCGACGCAGGTGATTCGGCTGCCGTCCGGAACGGATGCCGATGCCGTGATGACCGCGGTGGTGAGAGAAGCCGCCATCATGGCATCGCCGGGTAGTGCGGTGGTTCTTGCTCCCGCGGCGGCGTCGTTGGACATGTTCGACAGTTACGGGCATCGCGGGGACAGTTTTGCCGCCGCGGTCGGTGCGTTGTCGGATCCGCCGGGAAGCGCGAACAAGGCTGGGATCGCGGAATGA
- a CDS encoding UDP-N-acetylmuramoyl-L-alanyl-D-glutamate--2,6-diaminopimelate ligase, producing MPNRSQSSEPGVVVNARPANPIETAITALAELSGARLDWLAVEWSGAGKAATVVSGVDLRAQDIVSGDLFAALPGARAHGAQFAGDALASGAAAILTDDDGLALLRESHPSVDRPVMVLVHPKPRDVLGEISAEIYGRPSEKMQVIGITGTSGKTTTSYLLEAALTGAGRNPGLVGTIETRIHGRRVPSALTTPEAPQLHALFAVMAEQGIDTVVMEVSSHALSLGRVDGIRFDIGAFTNLSQDHLDFHRNFEEYFAAKARLFDPESTVHAESSVICVDDVWGRRMAELASAADVTTVATTEAECDWKVGSVDVAADGSQLFDLSAPNGQSWPVSLRLPGRYNVANAALALTVSAQAGIDVASAVVAVGTVDVPGRVQRIDRGQGFLAVVDYAHKPAALEAVIATLRNQVSGRVGVVVGAGGDRDAGKRALMGEAGARGSDLLIVTDDNPRTEVPATIRAAVMAGALAVPESERGVVLEVGDRAEAIEQAVRWAQPGDVVLVAGKGHETGQEIDGVKHPFDDREVLGDAIDRIAIDTAHGGTK from the coding sequence GTGCCGAATCGTTCGCAATCGTCAGAGCCGGGTGTAGTGGTGAACGCACGACCGGCGAACCCGATTGAGACGGCGATCACGGCCTTGGCGGAGTTGTCAGGAGCGCGACTCGACTGGCTGGCTGTCGAGTGGTCGGGGGCCGGGAAGGCCGCCACCGTCGTATCCGGAGTCGACCTGCGTGCGCAAGACATTGTCTCCGGCGATTTGTTCGCCGCACTACCGGGTGCCCGTGCGCACGGCGCGCAGTTCGCCGGCGACGCCCTGGCCAGCGGAGCTGCCGCGATCTTGACCGACGACGACGGATTGGCGCTGTTGCGTGAGTCGCACCCGAGCGTCGACCGCCCGGTCATGGTTCTCGTTCACCCGAAGCCTCGGGACGTCCTCGGTGAGATCTCGGCTGAGATTTACGGCCGACCCTCGGAGAAGATGCAGGTCATCGGCATCACCGGTACGTCGGGTAAGACCACCACGTCCTATCTGCTGGAAGCGGCACTGACGGGTGCGGGACGCAACCCCGGTCTCGTTGGCACCATCGAGACCAGGATCCATGGACGGCGGGTTCCGAGCGCCCTCACCACGCCGGAGGCTCCACAGCTCCATGCCTTGTTTGCCGTGATGGCAGAGCAGGGTATCGATACCGTTGTGATGGAAGTGTCGAGTCACGCGCTCTCTCTCGGCCGCGTCGACGGCATCCGATTCGATATTGGAGCGTTTACCAATCTTTCGCAGGATCACCTGGACTTTCACCGGAATTTCGAAGAGTACTTCGCGGCGAAGGCCCGTCTGTTCGATCCGGAGTCGACGGTTCACGCCGAAAGCTCCGTCATCTGCGTCGACGACGTGTGGGGACGCCGGATGGCAGAACTGGCGTCGGCCGCAGACGTGACAACGGTGGCGACGACAGAAGCCGAGTGCGACTGGAAGGTCGGTTCGGTCGATGTCGCGGCCGACGGTTCCCAGTTGTTCGATCTTTCGGCACCGAATGGGCAGTCGTGGCCGGTGTCCTTGCGTCTGCCGGGGCGGTACAACGTGGCAAACGCGGCGCTGGCCCTGACGGTGAGTGCGCAGGCTGGTATCGATGTGGCGTCGGCGGTGGTGGCGGTGGGAACGGTCGACGTTCCAGGTCGCGTGCAGCGCATCGACCGTGGTCAAGGATTCCTCGCCGTGGTCGACTACGCGCACAAGCCCGCCGCGCTCGAGGCTGTCATCGCGACGCTGCGCAATCAGGTTTCCGGACGCGTCGGGGTCGTTGTCGGTGCAGGCGGCGACCGTGATGCGGGTAAACGTGCCCTGATGGGTGAGGCCGGCGCACGAGGCAGTGATCTTCTGATCGTCACCGACGACAACCCCCGGACCGAAGTGCCTGCCACGATTCGCGCCGCGGTGATGGCCGGGGCTCTGGCGGTGCCGGAATCGGAGCGTGGGGTTGTGCTCGAGGTGGGGGACCGAGCGGAAGCTATCGAACAAGCCGTTCGTTGGGCACAGCCCGGCGACGTAGTACTGGTGGCCGGCAAGGGTCACGAAACAGGTCAGGAAATCGACGGGGTCAAGCACCCGTTCGACGACCGCGAGGTGCTGGGAGACGCGATCGACCGGATCGCGATCGACACAGCGCATGGAGGCACGAAATGA
- the murF gene encoding UDP-N-acetylmuramoyl-tripeptide--D-alanyl-D-alanine ligase codes for MIPMTLSRIAEIVGGTLHDVDDPSVTVTGTVEFDSRRIGPGGLFLALPGARVDGHEHAEAAVAAGAVAVLAARPVGVPAIVVTPTQTSGPSSVMALEHDSDGSGAAVLNALGLLARAVVDTLSAKNGLTVVGITGSAGKTSTKDLVAAVLRGSGEVVAPPGSFNNELGHPWTALRADEHTKFLVLEMSARGLGHIAELAKIAPPKIGVVLNVGTAHLGEFGSREAIAATKGELVEALPSAAEGGVAILNADDRMVAAMASRTAARVVLVGQSEGAHVRATDVTVDDQARASFTLNSEKGSARIRLAVHGEHQVGNALAAAAVALENGVSVAEIARILEDTRAASARRMDVSERSDGVTVINDSYNANPDSMRAALKALVSMARSDRHFGRRSWAVLGEMAELGPESVVEHDAIGRLAVRLDVTKLIVVGTGRPARAMHQGAVMEGSWGDESMVVPDAAAALEVLEAELEPGDLVLVKASQSIGLWTVAEAVLAQKQVSE; via the coding sequence ATGATCCCGATGACGCTCTCTCGGATTGCCGAGATCGTCGGAGGAACTCTGCACGACGTCGACGATCCGTCGGTAACAGTGACAGGGACCGTCGAATTCGATTCTCGCAGAATAGGTCCGGGTGGACTTTTCCTGGCACTGCCAGGCGCCCGCGTCGACGGTCACGAGCACGCTGAAGCTGCGGTGGCAGCCGGCGCGGTAGCTGTGCTCGCCGCGCGGCCGGTGGGAGTACCCGCCATCGTGGTGACGCCGACGCAGACGTCCGGCCCGAGTTCGGTCATGGCACTCGAGCACGACTCGGACGGTTCCGGTGCGGCGGTATTGAACGCGTTGGGCTTGTTGGCCCGTGCGGTGGTCGACACGTTGTCGGCGAAGAACGGTCTCACCGTTGTGGGGATCACCGGATCGGCTGGCAAGACGTCCACCAAGGATCTTGTTGCTGCTGTTCTGCGTGGTTCCGGCGAGGTTGTCGCTCCGCCCGGTTCGTTCAACAACGAACTTGGTCACCCGTGGACCGCGCTTCGCGCTGACGAGCACACCAAATTCCTGGTGCTGGAAATGTCGGCCCGCGGCCTCGGTCACATTGCGGAGTTGGCGAAGATCGCTCCGCCCAAGATCGGTGTCGTCTTGAATGTGGGCACGGCGCACCTCGGTGAGTTCGGTTCCCGTGAGGCGATTGCGGCCACCAAAGGTGAACTGGTCGAAGCACTTCCGTCGGCGGCAGAGGGCGGCGTCGCCATCCTCAACGCCGATGATCGCATGGTCGCGGCCATGGCGTCGCGGACGGCAGCGCGGGTGGTTCTGGTCGGACAGTCCGAAGGTGCACACGTGCGCGCCACGGATGTGACTGTCGACGATCAGGCCCGGGCGAGTTTCACACTGAACTCGGAGAAGGGTTCTGCGCGAATCCGTCTCGCGGTTCACGGTGAACATCAGGTCGGCAACGCGCTTGCCGCTGCGGCAGTTGCGCTCGAGAACGGGGTGAGCGTCGCCGAGATCGCCCGCATCCTCGAAGACACGAGGGCCGCGTCGGCTCGGCGTATGGACGTGAGCGAACGAAGCGACGGCGTCACCGTGATCAACGACAGTTACAACGCCAATCCGGATTCGATGCGCGCAGCGCTCAAGGCATTGGTGTCGATGGCCAGATCGGACCGTCATTTCGGCCGGCGCAGTTGGGCTGTGCTCGGTGAGATGGCGGAACTCGGCCCCGAATCGGTAGTCGAGCACGACGCGATCGGCCGACTGGCCGTGCGACTCGACGTCACGAAGCTCATTGTCGTCGGCACCGGTCGCCCGGCCCGCGCGATGCACCAAGGCGCAGTGATGGAGGGCTCGTGGGGAGACGAGTCGATGGTTGTCCCGGATGCCGCCGCGGCTCTGGAGGTTCTCGAGGCTGAACTCGAGCCAGGTGATCTGGTGCTGGTCAAGGCTTCGCAGTCGATCGGCCTCTGGACGGTCGCCGAGGCGGTCCTGGCGCAGAAGCAGGTGTCGGAGTGA
- the mraY gene encoding phospho-N-acetylmuramoyl-pentapeptide-transferase, translating into MIQILLAAGIALAVSIMLTPILIKAFAKQGFGQEIRTEGPASHQAKRGTPTMGGVAILAGIWAGYFGTHLIGMGIDGAEGPTASGLLVLGLTTALGGVGFLDDFIKIRKQRNLGLNKTAKLVGQFVAAVIFGILALQFRGADGLTPGSVHLSYVRDIATVSLGSVVFIAFCYLLVSAWSNAVNLTDGLDGLAAGAMSFVLGAYVIITFWQFRNSCETSPVKGCYDVRDPLDLALICAAGAGACIGFLWWNAAPAKIFMGDTGSLALGGMLAGLSITTNTELLMVVIGALFVAEAASVVIQVAVFKSSRRRVFRMAPFHHHFELAGWAETTVIIRFWLLAAIASAIGLALFYSEFLAAIGG; encoded by the coding sequence GTGATCCAGATTCTGCTGGCCGCCGGCATCGCGCTTGCGGTCTCGATCATGCTCACCCCGATCTTGATCAAGGCGTTTGCAAAACAAGGATTCGGCCAGGAGATTCGGACCGAGGGCCCGGCCAGTCATCAGGCGAAGCGCGGCACACCCACGATGGGTGGCGTCGCTATTCTTGCGGGAATCTGGGCGGGTTACTTCGGAACTCACCTCATCGGAATGGGTATCGACGGGGCGGAGGGTCCGACTGCATCCGGGTTGCTGGTTCTCGGGCTGACGACAGCACTCGGCGGCGTCGGCTTCCTCGACGACTTCATCAAGATCCGCAAGCAGCGCAACCTCGGGCTGAACAAGACGGCCAAGCTGGTCGGACAGTTTGTCGCGGCCGTGATCTTCGGAATCCTCGCGCTGCAGTTCCGCGGCGCCGACGGACTCACTCCGGGCAGCGTCCACCTGTCCTACGTGCGTGACATCGCCACGGTCTCGCTCGGCTCGGTTGTCTTCATCGCGTTCTGCTACTTGCTGGTCAGTGCGTGGTCGAACGCCGTCAACCTCACCGACGGCCTCGACGGACTTGCCGCCGGCGCCATGAGCTTCGTTCTCGGGGCCTACGTCATCATCACGTTCTGGCAGTTCCGGAACTCGTGCGAGACCAGTCCGGTCAAGGGCTGCTACGACGTCCGTGACCCGCTCGATCTGGCTTTGATCTGCGCGGCCGGTGCCGGTGCGTGTATCGGATTCCTGTGGTGGAACGCCGCTCCGGCAAAGATCTTCATGGGTGATACCGGTTCGCTTGCCCTCGGCGGCATGCTTGCCGGACTCTCGATCACCACCAACACCGAACTTCTGATGGTTGTCATCGGCGCTCTGTTCGTCGCTGAGGCTGCGTCGGTGGTGATCCAGGTAGCAGTGTTCAAGTCCAGCCGTCGACGGGTATTCCGGATGGCACCGTTCCACCATCACTTCGAACTTGCCGGGTGGGCGGAAACCACGGTCATCATCAGGTTCTGGCTGCTCGCCGCGATTGCGTCGGCGATCGGTCTTGCACTCTTCTACAGCGAATTCCTCGCAGCTATCGGAGGCTGA
- the murC gene encoding UDP-N-acetylmuramate--L-alanine ligase — MTALPAHLERVHMVGIGGAGMSGIARILLSRGGLVSGSDAKESRGVLALRARGAQVRIGHDADALDLLPGGPTVVVTTHAAIPKDNPELVEAARRGIPVILRPAVLASLMEGNRTFLVSGTHGKTSTTSMLVVALQHCGFDPSFAVGGELNEAGTNAHHGSGDVFVAEADESDGSLLQYDPDVIVVTNIEADHLDYFGSVEKYVQVFDDFVDKLAPGGLLIACLDDAGSADLAKRIVAAGRDDIRVIGYGSADAADTAFEPVDGVEVGVRLLDFRAHDVGGVLQFQLAGEKAARTVRMAVPGRHMALNALAALLAARDAGAEIDEIVEGLAGFGGVHRRFQFTGRERGVRVFDDYAHHPTEVRAVLGAAADLVRPQDDSSVANSAAGRVIVVFQPHLYSRTATFADEFAAALDLADEVVVLDVYGAREEPLPGVSGALVAQAVTKPVHYQPDLSLAPRQVAGLAGPGDIVITMGAGDVTMLGKQILDALRAVPHQASRTQSR, encoded by the coding sequence ATGACCGCGCTGCCCGCCCACCTCGAGCGAGTACACATGGTGGGTATAGGTGGTGCCGGCATGTCCGGCATCGCACGAATTCTGTTGTCCCGCGGCGGACTCGTATCAGGTTCCGACGCCAAGGAAAGTCGCGGTGTGTTGGCTTTGCGGGCGCGCGGAGCGCAGGTCAGGATCGGCCACGACGCCGACGCTCTTGATCTCCTTCCCGGCGGTCCCACAGTTGTCGTCACCACGCATGCCGCCATCCCCAAGGACAACCCGGAACTGGTCGAAGCAGCGCGTCGTGGGATCCCTGTGATTCTCCGGCCGGCGGTTCTCGCGTCGTTGATGGAGGGAAACCGCACGTTCCTGGTGTCGGGTACCCACGGTAAGACGTCGACCACGTCGATGTTGGTCGTTGCCCTGCAGCATTGTGGATTCGATCCGTCGTTTGCGGTGGGAGGCGAACTCAACGAGGCGGGAACCAATGCGCATCACGGCAGCGGCGACGTCTTCGTGGCGGAAGCCGACGAGAGTGACGGATCGCTGCTGCAATACGACCCCGACGTCATTGTTGTCACCAACATCGAAGCCGATCACCTGGACTACTTCGGAAGCGTCGAGAAGTACGTGCAGGTATTCGACGATTTTGTCGACAAACTGGCTCCCGGTGGCCTGCTGATCGCGTGCCTCGACGATGCGGGCTCGGCAGATCTGGCCAAGCGGATCGTTGCCGCCGGCCGCGACGATATTCGGGTCATCGGCTACGGCAGTGCCGATGCCGCGGATACGGCGTTCGAACCGGTGGACGGGGTCGAGGTGGGTGTGCGACTACTCGATTTCCGGGCACACGACGTCGGCGGCGTCCTGCAGTTCCAACTGGCCGGCGAAAAGGCCGCGCGAACGGTTCGGATGGCTGTTCCCGGCCGCCACATGGCGTTGAACGCGCTGGCCGCGCTGCTCGCTGCGCGTGATGCCGGTGCGGAGATCGACGAGATCGTCGAAGGGCTCGCCGGATTCGGGGGAGTCCATCGGCGGTTCCAGTTCACCGGTCGTGAGCGTGGTGTGCGTGTGTTCGACGACTATGCCCACCATCCCACCGAGGTGCGAGCGGTTCTCGGCGCAGCCGCGGATCTTGTTCGACCACAAGATGATTCATCGGTGGCGAACTCCGCTGCCGGCCGCGTGATCGTGGTTTTCCAGCCGCACCTGTACTCGCGCACGGCGACGTTCGCCGACGAGTTCGCGGCCGCGTTGGACCTTGCAGACGAGGTTGTTGTTCTCGACGTCTACGGTGCGCGCGAAGAACCGTTGCCTGGTGTCAGTGGGGCATTGGTTGCGCAGGCTGTCACCAAACCCGTTCACTACCAGCCTGATCTGTCGCTCGCACCGCGTCAGGTAGCTGGTCTCGCAGGTCCCGGTGACATCGTCATCACGATGGGCGCCGGCGATGTGACCATGCTGGGCAAGCAGATCCTCGACGCGTTGCGCGCAGTTCCTCATCAGGCTTCGCGCACGCAGTCGCGATGA